GCATGCGCATCGTGCTGGTCAACGACACCATGATGCAGCACCCGATCCACCTGCACGGCGTGTGGAGCGATCTGGAAAACGCGCAAGGTGAGTTCCAGGTCCGCAAGCACACCATCGACATGCCCCCTGGCACCCGCCGCAGCTATCGCGTGCGCGCCGATGCACTCGGCCGCTGGGCCTACCACTGCCATCTGCTGTACCACATGGAAGCGGGCATGATGCGCGAAGTGAGGATCGAAGAATGAGCCGCTCACTCCTTTCCCCCAGCCTGCTGGCCCTGGGCCTGGCCGCCGCATTGCCGGTGTTCGCGCAGTCGCACGCGGGCCATGACATGGGCGCGATGAACGCACCTGCGAAGACCGCGAAGACCCCGGCCGAACCGGTCGATCATTCAACGATGGATCATTCGAAGATGGACATGGACGCGGCAGATCACGCCGGCATGGACCACTCGAAGATGGACCATGGCGCGACGCAGCCAGCGACGATGGACCATTCGCAGATGGACCACGGGGCGATGGGCCACGGCACGCCCGCACCTACCGAACCGCGCGAGCCGATCCCGGTCCCGACCGACGCCGACCGCGCCGCCGCGTTCCCGCCCATTGCGCATGGTGCGATGGAACACGCGCCGGAGATCAACAGCCTGCTGCTGATCGACCGCCTCGAACACTGGGATGGCAAGAGCAGCAACGGCCAGGCCTGGGAAGCCACCGGCTGGATCGGCGGCAACATCAACCGCCTGTGGCTGCGCACCGATGGTGAACGCAGCCGTGGCCGCACCGAGTCTTCATCGCTGGAGGCCCTGTACGGCCGTAGCGTGTCGCCGTGGTGGGACGTGCTGGTCGGCGTGCGCCAGGACTTCCGCCCCGCCGACTCGCGCACCTGGGCGGCCCTTGGCATCCAGGGCCTGGCGCCGTACAAATTCGAG
This genomic window from Stenotrophomonas maltophilia contains:
- a CDS encoding copper resistance protein B, yielding MSRSLLSPSLLALGLAAALPVFAQSHAGHDMGAMNAPAKTAKTPAEPVDHSTMDHSKMDMDAADHAGMDHSKMDHGATQPATMDHSQMDHGAMGHGTPAPTEPREPIPVPTDADRAAAFPPIAHGAMEHAPEINSLLLIDRLEHWDGKSSNGQAWEATGWIGGNINRLWLRTDGERSRGRTESSSLEALYGRSVSPWWDVLVGVRQDFRPADSRTWAALGIQGLAPYKFESSATLYMGSGGQVLAKAEVEYDVLLTNRLILQPLLEATVAAKGEPEYGIGRGLNKVEAGLRLRYEFSRRFAPYIGISHERSFGDTADYAGDHARDTRWVAGVRMWF